TATCCCGGCATTGGTTGCGGAAAATCCTCGTTAGGATAATGCGGGAGCGCCTTTGACATGAAATCTATCCATATGGGCAGCGCTGCCGTTGCCCCTGATTCCTTATTGCCGAGATTTGTTTTCTTGTCATAGCCTACCCAGACGGCACAGAGGAGGTTTGGTGAAAATCCGATAAACCAGGCATCCCTGAAATCGTCAGTCGTTCCCGTCTTCCCCGCAAGGATATAAGGCAGGGAGGCGGCGCTTCTTGCAGTGCCGTTCTTGATAACACCCTTCATAATATCGACAAGCATATAGGCTATCTCCGTAGAAACAACCGGTTCTTCAATGGCCTCCTCACGATACTTTTCTTCACCGTCGATTGTTGCCACTGCCTTGATCGCAACGGGCGGCAGGTAGGATCCTCCCCGCGCAAAGGTGGCATAAGCCGCAGCAAGCTCCAGGGGTGCAATCTCTGTTGTACCAAGTGAAAGAGAAAGATTGGGTTCAAAATTACTGTTAATATGCAGCTGTTTCGCAAGCTCTATGACATTCTCAACACCCACCTTATCAAGCAACCGCACCGACGCAGTATTCAGGGAGAGTTCCAGGGCTCTTCGCACCGTCACATTGCCGTGGTATTCGTTTTTGTAATTTTTGGGCTGCCAGACAACGCCGGTATAAGGGTTGGTAAATGAAACAGGCGCGTCCCTCAGGATATCGTTAGGTGTATAGCCCTGCTCCAGGGCGGCGAGGTATATGATCGGTTTAAATGCTGAGCCGGGCTGCCTTTTCGCCTGAACAGCCCTGTTGTATGGCGAAACAGAAAAATCTTTTCCCCCGATAAGAACCTTGATGTCTCCTGTTTTTACCTCCATGGCGACAAGCGCCACCTCGGGGAGTTCCTTCACCTTTGGATGTCTTTTCCGGTAGCCCTGGATGCCTTTTTCTATCGCCTCGTATGCGTACTGTGTCATCTGGAGGTTGACCGTCGTTTTGATGTTGAAACCTGTTGTGTATATCTCCTGGGGATTTTCGATATACTCCTCAAGGGCCTGTTTCACGTACTCAATGAAATACCCCGTCTTCTTTTCATAGGCCTTGAATGGGGCAAGGACCAAAGGGGTATGAACGGCCCTCTGATATTCACTCTTGCTGATAAAATCCGCATCATACATCTTCCTGAGGACAACGTTTCTCCTTTCGATTGCCTTGAGCGGATTTTTGTACGGTGAGAGCCTTGAGGGAGATTTCGTCAGGGCGGCCAGAGTTGCCGATTCCTCAATGGTCAGGTCCCTGGCCTTTTTATGAAAATATGTATAACTCGCAGCCTCAACGCCGTGGGCCCCCTCTCCGAGATAGATGAGGTTGAGATACATGTTGAGTATCTCGTCCTTTGAATATGCCCGCTCTATCTGGATAGCAAGGATCGCCTCCTCTATCTTCCTCTTCATGCTTTTCCGGGGCGTAAGATAGAGATTTCTGGCAAGCTGCTGGGTGATCGTGGAGGCGCCCTCTGTGACGCTTCTCTTAATGATGTTCCGGTACAGCGCCCTTGCTATTCCCCGGAAGTCAACACCGAAATGGTTGTAGAACCTCACATCTTCGATGGCGATAAAGGCATACTTGAGGTGTCTCGGCATCGCAGTGATCGGGATAGGTATCCTCTTCTCAACAAAGATCTCCGCAAACAACGTACTGTCATCGGCATAGAGCCTGGTAGCCGATTTGGGCCTGTATGACTCGAGCTGTTTTACATCAGGGATCTCAAGATAGTTCACAAGGGCGTATCCGAAACCTGCTCCGAATAACGCCGGCACGAGAATAAGCAGAATGGCCAGTTTGACAGCTCTTGAATACATAGGGAGAAATATTATACTGTATAATGCAGATGTTATCAAACACAAGGAAGGTTATTGCAGTCATAGGCCCAACCTGTACCGGGAAATCCGCCCTCTCAGTCGATCTGGCGAGGACGTTTCACGGGGAGATCGTCAACGGTGATTCCATGCAGGTCTATAAGTACTTCGACATAGGCACTGCCAAAGCAGACATCGGTGCCAGAAATGATATCCCCCACCATCTTATCGATATTATTGAACCTTCCGGTGATTTCCATGCAGCGCTGTTTAAGGAATCGGCAGACCGTGTGATTGAGGGGATCTGGTCAAGGAACAGGGTGCCTGTCGTCGTCGGTGGTACCGGATTATACATGAAGGCGCTCATATACGGTTTGTTTAAAGCCCCAAGGGATAGCCTTTTACGGGAACGCCTCCATGGCGAGTATCATGATGACCCTCTCAGGTTTTATGAAAAGGTGAAAGAGATAGACCGTGCATATGCCATGAGGATAAGCCACAGGGACAGGATAAGGCTGGTGAGGGCAATGGAGGTCTATACCCTCACGGGGATGACGGTAACAAACCTGGAAAAGGACCACGGTTTCAGAGAGCCGCGGTATAACGTCCTGAAGGTAGGTCTGCAAAAGGATAGAGGTGAACTATACGCAAGGATCGACCGGAGGGTCGATGAGATGCTTGCCATGGGATGGGTCGAAGAGGTAAAAAGGATACTCTCTATGGGTTA
This Syntrophorhabdaceae bacterium DNA region includes the following protein-coding sequences:
- a CDS encoding PBP1A family penicillin-binding protein — encoded protein: MYSRAVKLAILLILVPALFGAGFGYALVNYLEIPDVKQLESYRPKSATRLYADDSTLFAEIFVEKRIPIPITAMPRHLKYAFIAIEDVRFYNHFGVDFRGIARALYRNIIKRSVTEGASTITQQLARNLYLTPRKSMKRKIEEAILAIQIERAYSKDEILNMYLNLIYLGEGAHGVEAASYTYFHKKARDLTIEESATLAALTKSPSRLSPYKNPLKAIERRNVVLRKMYDADFISKSEYQRAVHTPLVLAPFKAYEKKTGYFIEYVKQALEEYIENPQEIYTTGFNIKTTVNLQMTQYAYEAIEKGIQGYRKRHPKVKELPEVALVAMEVKTGDIKVLIGGKDFSVSPYNRAVQAKRQPGSAFKPIIYLAALEQGYTPNDILRDAPVSFTNPYTGVVWQPKNYKNEYHGNVTVRRALELSLNTASVRLLDKVGVENVIELAKQLHINSNFEPNLSLSLGTTEIAPLELAAAYATFARGGSYLPPVAIKAVATIDGEEKYREEAIEEPVVSTEIAYMLVDIMKGVIKNGTARSAASLPYILAGKTGTTDDFRDAWFIGFSPNLLCAVWVGYDKKTNLGNKESGATAALPIWIDFMSKALPHYPNEDFPQPMPG
- the miaA gene encoding tRNA (adenosine(37)-N6)-dimethylallyltransferase MiaA, which gives rise to MLSNTRKVIAVIGPTCTGKSALSVDLARTFHGEIVNGDSMQVYKYFDIGTAKADIGARNDIPHHLIDIIEPSGDFHAALFKESADRVIEGIWSRNRVPVVVGGTGLYMKALIYGLFKAPRDSLLRERLHGEYHDDPLRFYEKVKEIDRAYAMRISHRDRIRLVRAMEVYTLTGMTVTNLEKDHGFREPRYNVLKVGLQKDRGELYARIDRRVDEMLAMGWVEEVKRILSMGYKEELKPFSSIGYREILLYIKGFIRYEDMVKDIKKHTRHYAKRQFTWFAKEKDVNWFQYPEDTARIIQKVREFL